One window of Triticum dicoccoides isolate Atlit2015 ecotype Zavitan chromosome 5A, WEW_v2.0, whole genome shotgun sequence genomic DNA carries:
- the LOC119298631 gene encoding outer membrane protein H.8-like produces MARAAVFIVALLLVAVAVAPFADAKGKKAKAEKKAEAPAPSASAPADAPAADSPASEPSAADAPEPSSSSSSTSD; encoded by the coding sequence ATGGCCCGCGCCGCTGTCTTCATCGTCGCCCTCCTCCTGGTCGCCGTCGCCGTGGCGCCATTCGCCGACGCCAagggcaagaaggccaaggccgagaagaaggccgaaGCGCCGGCGCCCTCCGCCAGCGCGCCAGCCGACGCGCCCGCCGCCGACTCCCCAGCCTCCGAGCCCTCCGCTGCGGATGCACCggagcccagcagcagcagcagcagcacctccGACTGA